GGGAATGCGCGCTGCTTCCCAGCCGGGTCGCCTTGCTCCACCGCTGAGGGCGTCCCTCGGGCAGAGCAGAAGTAGCGCGCACCCCCTCCGACTTCAGAGGGGACGCGCACAGCTTCCCGGCCCCCACGGGGCCTTCCGCGCAGCTTACAagctgggagcagccccagaccgctgccatggagacccccgtgGTGCGGAAGGCTCCGTGGCGGCCTCGGccgcctcctccgttcccccgtTTTCGAAGGgagaacggaggaggcagctgcacggaagtaattgcggtgatgacgACGTCACcggaattacttccaggtcacgtgtgcgggggcggagaaggggggcaaaacgggggggtgggggtggaattctgggtgttgccccaggtgcggggacccccaggaacgccactggccTCCAGGACGCAAGGTTGGATAAAGGATCATCTAATCCACTCCCTCCTTGAAGAAGTACCTAGAAGCTTCAATACGTATGTCTTGCTTGGAACAGCACTGATGTGGTCAGCATCCGCTATTGACATCCTGATGACTTTACCTCGAAGTAAGCTCACTCATTTAAAACAATTTGCTTCTACAAATGTAGTTCAGGATTTTAGCCACAGATGGAGAGTCCCCCCTCCTTAAATTTAACTTGCATCCAGCTTTCTAGGATTTCAGCCCAGGTGCTTATGCGGTTATTGTACAAACCTGATGCCACTTTTCTCCCCCTACGGCTGACACAGAAGGCTCAGAAGACGGGCGGTCCAGCCCCTCACCCACTTCTGAGAATCCCTGTTTGTCCCAGCTTCTGGCCTGGATGATGGTGCCTGAAAACTCAGGATGAAAATGAATGAGCACCGAGAAGAGCCACCAGGAAAGAAATCTTCCTTTGTGATGGTATCACCATAGCTTTTGTGCAATGCAATTCTGCAGACCTTTtctcagtggtgtacctagaggagggcaagcagggcaaatgccccgggcgctgTGCTGGGGGTGATGCTGCGACCTGCACCCTCCTTGATATTGGAGAGTCCCAAGAACTGCGCCGACAGAGCTGCAGGAGCGCAGGCACTGTTAGTGCAGTTCCACGCTGCCCTGAGGGCTTCCATTGGAGCCAGAGAAGCAGTGCACGTCTCCTCTGAAATCGGAGGAGGTGCACATCACTTCCCACCACCCCAAGTGccacccctcctcttcctcccggcAGGCAGCGCTCAAGTCACTGGGGATCTGCGTCAAgggtggctgtgctcctgcagccgcTCTCGGCGTGATTCCAAGCCTTCTCTTCCCCTTGAAGGAAAGGGGAGGTGCAGTGGCGCCCTTCAGAGCGACTCGGAAGTGGTGGGTGcctcctctgattttggaggagacGCGTGACGCTCCTCAGGCCCCAACGGAGCCTTCTGTGCCACTTGTAAGTGGTGCAAAGGGTTCCATTGAAACGCTTTGGGACCACTGGAAGCGGCAAGCACTGCCCGGCTCCTGGAAGCAGCGCTGACCTGTCATGGGTGCCATTTTCAGCTGCCTCAAAGTGCTCTGATGGAGCCCTTCGAACCACTTACAAGTGGCATTGGTAGTACCACTGGAAATATcacatcatcagttacttctggattgagaggccagacGCAATGCTATGACCCCCAGTGAGCAGCTCAGGGCAGACAgcagggctttttcgagtgcacAGAAAGTACATGCTGGAGCTCAGCTGGCCAAGCTgagccttctgctgctgcttgtggTGTTGTGTTGCTGGTTTCACTGCCGGAGGgctggggtctgggggtcccgtgtgtaccactgggcaccacctcaagtatcactggtggtacaagAATCAtcggctgagaaacactgccctcaGGGTTCCACAAGGTTTGCCTCATCTCCTGGTGCTGCTTTTCCACGTTCACCTGAAACCCGTGGGAAAAGCTGACCAGAGATTTGGGAGTGGGGCCATCAGTAGGCCTTGAACACTTTCCTCTCTTTCGCCTTGAGAATGAAGCAGGTGGGGTAAGGGAAGCCCCAAACGCAGGTGTAGAGGCAGTGCTGGACTGGAGGATGgcgactgagggcccagtcctgtccaactttccagcaccagtgcagctgcaatgcagccccaggcaaaaggaacaaatgttcccataccttgaggaaaccactttgactgcctctccatcacaggatgcggcacacgccccattggaaaagctgtactggcactggaaaattggatagaatttggccccaaGTCTGcaatatcctatccacacttacctgggagtaagccccattgactataatgagacttactttggagtagacatgcctacgtTTGTTTAAGGGATTTATACCCCAgctttccaccccacttaagggccctcaaggcagcttacaaaataatatataacacaataaaaacaatgctTAAATCATTaacataaaacaattaaaaccataaaaacaataagACACAATTGGATCAGATGTTTCATTAAAAAGTACCAGCCTCCCAATGACAGCaattaaaagcttccctaaataaaaaggtcttgagaccTCACCAGAAGGACTCCAAAGAAGGAAatgttctcaattccagagggagggaattccataaatggggggcgaccacagagaaggccctatttcttgctgctatCCCTCTCATCTCAACTGGTGGCAGCCCAgttagaaaggccccctctgatgacctgagaggatgggtagggTTATATGGACAGTCCCTCAAATACCGAGTCGTAaggagctttaaaagtcaaaactagcactttgaattgaagCCAGAAATAagccggcagccagtgtagtcgctgAAGCAATGGCCAGACAGAGGAGAACCAGCAAGCCCCACCAACCACACGGAcagttgcattctgcactaattgcagtttctgaaccatcttcaaaggcaaccccatgtagagcacattgcagtgATCTAATCAAGATGTCCCCAGGTTAGACCCTAGGGcctgggtcaccgtggccaggtatggtcgcagctggcaaatcagccgaagctgagcaaagactCCCCTAGGCACAGCTGCCTCCTCGGGCtcaggaggaaaggaaagaaagagctgggtgtcttcagcatactgatggcaccccaccccaaacctccgggtgacctctcccagcagtgtcttgtaaacagcatgggggatagaatggaaccttgtggcaccccacacctaagaggccaggatgccgaacaagcaccccccagcaccaccacctgggatCTGTCAGCCCGTAAGGAGTGGAGCCACTGCAAAATGGTGCCGCCAattcccaactcagccaaccgacCCAGAAGGACATCATGGTCAACGGTGTCGAAAGTTGCTGAGAAGTCTAGTAGGACTAatagggacgcactccccctggcCATTCCCCAGCGCAGGTCATCCCCCAAGGCAACGAAGGCGGTCTCCATCCTGAActctggcctgaagccagactggaatgaatccagataatcagcttcctccaggaccctctgaagCTGCTCATCCACCTTGTCCAGGAATGAAATATTTGAGACTGGAATTAACGTTCAGATCAGTGGGACTCGGGGAGCTTTTCTTCAGGTGAACCACCGCCTGCTTCAAGGCTGGAGGCAACACAGAAGGAGGGTCCTCAGAGATGAATTCACCATCCtccctgtccactcggccagccctccCAGGGCAGATCTATGCTGGATAAGAGTCGAGCAGGCAAGagggtctcacactccagagaatcttGTCCAAATCCCAGGttttacaagctgaaaagaattccaGGTGCCCAGGGATATCGCTAGACACTAATGTGGTGTCCAAGGTATGCTGGATCTGATCGACCTTCTCCATGAAATGCTGTGCACAGGCATCACAGCAAGCCTCCGTGTGCTCCACCCCATCAGTGGGGAGTGGGGCAGATGGAGAAGGCCACGGACCACACGAAACAGCTCAGCTGGACGATTCTCTGCGGACgcgatggtggcagagaagtatgctctcttcactgccaccacagcCACAGCCTGTGTGAGGTCAGATTCGGCACAAGTCTTTTGCCACTGTTGCTCTAGATATTTGCTGCCCAGAAAACCAAGGAGACACTCTTACTCTGCAGCTGGGCCGAGTCTGCTCAGGAGTGCTCTAAAcagattgggctctcaatggAATCTGGATCCAGAGAAGATGGAGAAGAGACTGATGGGCAATTGAGCTGGAAACTGGAACCTTCCCTCTGCTGGATGGGCCTGTATTCCAGCTATCGGTTCTCTGCCTTGGGGGAAGGCTCTGCAGGCCTTGCTGTATCCCCTGGTGGCAGCCACGGTAGGAAGTGCCTTTTGGCAGCTATGCAAAAAATGAGGACCTGACCACAGCTGTGACACCAGTTCTGGGACCCTGGTCTAGGGTATGTGCTGTCTGAGACTGCCTGGTTTGCCACCACACCATTCCTTCATCATTGGGTCTGGATGCAGGTTTCAGCCACTTAAGTGAGTTCTCTTAACACCACTGTTAACACCACTTAAATTACTACTGCAACAGCAAGTGGTGGGTAATAAAAACACTGGCAATAAAACTGCCCACTCCAGGCTGGGAATGCCTGATTTGAACCAGGAACAGCACCTACAGCAAAACTGCAGTGTCTTCTGGATTCCACCCGAttgtcctctttttctttcccagaaaCCAGTTCTGCAAAATTCCCAGAGGTGGAGGTTCGGATGGTGAGATCAGAGGAGACTGGGAGATCCAAAAGTGTTGGCAGTGAGAAGGAACCCCCAGAGAAGGAGGGGCGTTTGCACGTTAGCATAGAAAAGGCTCAGGCTTGCCGCTGTCAAGATaaaaaagggatttttttaaagaaaaccaaGGCAAATATCTGAATATTGAGGAAATCAGATTAGCAACAAGTCTCTCACCTGAGCGGAAATTGCACCTTCGGGTCTTGCACCTTTTCTCTGCAAATGGAAAACAGATGTGGTTACGAGCAGCAGGCCATTCATGTTGCCCTCCTTCCCTCTGTGAAGACCAGAAGGTGGGACATTCACACAGGCAGGACACAGTTGCACAAGAAGGGAAAACAAATGGCCAGGGAATCCCAGGGCAGTCTGAGAGGAGGGGTAGGCAGCTCAGAAGAGATCCGTCTTTGTGGCTGGCCCAGCTGAACCACAACAGAGGGGATAAATCAGGTTCATCGGAACACCATCTGGTCAGTGTCCAGTGAGCCTTACAGTGTTACTTGGGAAGCGAACTTTGATCCCTACCTGGGGCAGAGCAACCCAGAACATcacctgatgccatctcaggtcCACCACCACAAAAAGTCCCCCAACCATGCACCGTtctccttgcacactgcagtgaaacCGGAGAGCGCAGGGTTTccggttttatttacagggatgGTGCACTTCTAGGTTTCACAGCCAAGTGCAGGGAGAATGGAGGTGTGTGGTCTGCTTCTTGCTCAAGCAAGCAGACAACTGCAACTTGCATTGGCAGCaagttggagggaggcagaggctgcACACTGGGGGTGagaggcaccccaaatctgcaccCCCTCAGATCACTTGCAGTCCACACCTGTGGTTGGATGGGTAGGCCAGCAGTGACCAGGCCTCTGAGGAGCGATTCAACTTTTCCATAACGTTGCTGGGACTACTGAGCACTCCTCACTTGTGGCACATCCTAGGGTCTGGATTGCACAGGGCAATCTGTGGGGCTGCCTGTGCCTCAGCAGGGCCTGGAGTAGAGAAGCCCCTTCCAGCCCTGACATTAGGAGGACTCATCATCCAATGACTCCCTGGCCACGTAAGTCTCCTGTCTTTAGGGCATTACCTTTCACCCACACACAGTTGTGGACACTGTCATCTTCGAGGGAGAGAAGCTGGATGAAGGTTGTGTCTGGAGCCTTGGTGAAATTGGTCACCTTGAACTTTTCAAAGGGAGGGATCAGAATCTCGTTCTCATCTGGGAAGAAGGAGAAGTTCTTGATGCTGACCCCGTGACAGGTGTCAATGGTGAAGAAGGTGTCCCTGCCAAACTGCAGGGCGCTCTCGTTCTTCAGCGACGAAGATGCAAAATGCCCAAAGCGGATGGGTTTGAGGCGTTCCCCACTGAAGCGGATGCCTCGGACCCCGCGGTACACCTTCTGGCACCTGGGTTTGGCGGCAGCTCCCAGGACGTGCAGGGCCCTGGTCAGCAGGAAGTGGAAGGTCTTGAAGTTGAACCGGTTGAAGTAGAAGTCCCTGGTGCGCCCGGCTTCTCTGACGGCTGTGTTGAAGTCTCTGTGGAAGCTCCCTTGGACAGTGTAGGCCATGACTGCGATGGCGTGCTCTGGCCGGAGGCCCGGGGGCACCACCATAGCGTCCCTCCTCTCGCTCCACAGGGTGGTTGCTCTTTCCCAGGCATCAGCGTAGACCCTGTTGGAGACAAACTCTGTGTGGTTGAGTTCCTCCAGCTCGGCCTCCATCACCTCAGCACAGCCCTTGTACTGGTCGTCAAAAGAGGTCAGGGCCATGTCAAGTGCCACCTCTTTGATGGGAAAGAGGTCTCTCTTTTGAATGGGGAAACAGGAGACCTGAGGGAGAAAGGAGAACATGAGGAAACTAGGCTAGAGTGTTGCTTTGACCACACATCCAAGAATGAACCTTTCAGTCAGGAAAGGGTATCTGCTGCAGCTGGGGTCTTTCTCTTCCTGGCCCCCTTGGTGGAGTGTCTGTATGAACAGATCTAAGGCGCTGGCTGCTTTCCTCCTGGGCTTCCTGCACCATCCCTGCAGGGGTATATTCCAATGACCACCACCTCTTTTCTCTGCCCAGAGGAGATATGAGCTCCAGAGTAACTTCCAGGCTTGGGGGATGAACCCCTTCTGTCTCCCTCCCCAACTGCTCTGTTGGCAGCAAGCTGGTCCTGGCTTAAGCAACCCAATTCAGGGCAGGTGCTGAGTTTATCTCCATTCAGACAGTCACAGAACTCACAGTAATGTTTTAAGAAATTTACTAAGAgaattgagagagagagcgagagcgcatAAGGCCCTCAGAGAAGAGTGGGTAAAAGACATATTTAAGTCACAATAAGACAAATTAAAAAGCACAATAAAATttaataaaagtaaaataaaataaaaatagagcaCAATAAGACAATTTAGAAACAATTGTTCTAGGACTAATGGCCTGCCCTTCTGAGGGCCCTGTGCTGCCGGAATCAGCATTTTGGCAGCACCAGGTCCTTCACAGCTGTCACAAAGCACGACACAGCATTCAGTGTGGCCAGACCACTGCTGAGAAGTGGCCATAGCCATGTGCCAGTGGCCTGGAAAGGAGCCCCatcaccagtaagtcagcatgaGGGGTAGGCggaatgaggtggggaggagagcagattgCGGCTGGGAAGGGGTTggtatcctgtcccccttcctggcctcaaaccGCCTTTCTGTGTGATCTTGGAGTTCCACCAGTTATAGCTGGCACGGGTCACCCAGCAGAGCAAgaagggcttacccccaggcaagggaacaaatgttcccttacccggggaaacCTTCAGAactgcccccctgcaggatgcagtgtgcactccggAGGCCCAGCTCcatgggcagagggtggggtttcaagaggattgggctgctagtctgctTAACTGGAATTATTTGGCAAAGTGTTACAGCATCTCATCCCAGCGATGGGAGAGAATTCATGGGGAGCTCTGACGGTAGCATCGCCTCATGAACAAAGCGGTGACAAGGTACACGTCAGGGCTAGCACTCCTCCTTTAGATGTCTTTGAAAGAAGATGGGACGATTTGTGGAGGAAGCGTCCAttgtgttgcaaggtcaaaagcaaagtccaaaagcaaactcagtaggcaagagtggtgacaGTCTGCAAGCTATcaccgccagagaagcggttggccctctggatggtgagggagggaaaggggagataaaaggagacttagagatggcagagaaattaaatgagttctttgcatctgtcttcacggcagaagacctcgggcagataccgctgcccgaacggcccctcctgaccgaggagttaagtcagatagaggttaaaagagaagatgtttcagacctcattgataaattaaagatcaataagtcactgggccctgatggcatacacccaagagttattaaggaattgaagaatgaagttgcagatctcttgactaaggtatgcaacttgtccctcaaaacagccacggtgccagaagattggaggatagcaaatgtcacgcctatttttaaaaagggaaagaggggggacccgggaaactataggccggtcagcctaacatccataccgggtaagatggtggaatgcctcatcaaagataggatctcaaaacacatagacgaacaggccttgctgagggagagtcagcatggcttctgtaagggtaagtcttgcctcacaaaccttatagaattctttgaaaaggtcaacaggcatgtggatgcgggagaacccgtggacattatatatctggactttcagaaggcgtttgacatggtccctcaccaaaggctactgaaaaaactccacagtcagggaattagaggacaggtcctctcgtggattgagaactggttggaggccagaaagcagagagtgggtgtcaatggccaattttcacaatggagagaggtgaaaagcggtgtgccccaaggatctgtcctgggaccggtgcttttcaacctcttcataaatgacctggagacagggttgagcagtgaagtggctaagtttgcagacgacaccaaacttttccgagtggtaaagaccagaagtgattgtgaggagctccagaagaatctctccagactggcagaatgggcagcaaaatggcagatgcgcttcaatgtcagtaagtgtaaagtcatgcacattggggcaaaaaatcaaaactttagatataggctgatgggttctgagctgtctgtgacagatcaggagagagatcttggggtggtggtggacaggtcgatgaaagtgtcgacccaatgtgcggcggcagtgaagaaggccaattctatgcttgggataattaggaagggtattgagaacaaaacacctggagtattgtgtacagttctggctgccgcatctcaaaaaagacatagtggaaatggaaaaggtgcaaaagagagtgactaagatgattacggggctggggcaccttccttatgaggaaaggctacggcgtttgggcctcttcagcctagaaaagagacgcttgaggggggacatgattgagacatacaaaattatgcaggggatggacagagtggatagggagatgctctttacactctcacataataccagaaccaggggacatccactaaaattgagtgttgggcgggttaggacagacaaaagaaaatatttctttactcagcgcgtagtcggtctgtggaactccttgccacaggat
This portion of the Tiliqua scincoides isolate rTilSci1 chromosome 3, rTilSci1.hap2, whole genome shotgun sequence genome encodes:
- the ART1 gene encoding GPI-linked NAD(P)(+)--arginine ADP-ribosyltransferase 1, yielding MVRESQGWMMKKPLLQMVLLLYLVGIFPGDLQVSCFPIQKRDLFPIKEVALDMALTSFDDQYKGCAEVMEAELEELNHTEFVSNRVYADAWERATTLWSERRDAMVVPPGLRPEHAIAVMAYTVQGSFHRDFNTAVREAGRTRDFYFNRFNFKTFHFLLTRALHVLGAAAKPRCQKVYRGVRGIRFSGERLKPIRFGHFASSSLKNESALQFGRDTFFTIDTCHGVSIKNFSFFPDENEILIPPFEKFKVTNFTKAPDTTFIQLLSLEDDSVHNCVWVKEKRCKTRRCNFRSAASLSLFYANVQTPLLLWGFLLTANTFGSPSLL